CGTTGGATGGAGTTATTTTTGCGAGGCGGCAATGCTTGGGAACGCTTCGGCAAACCCCGCGTGAATCAGGTAGTGACTCGTCTCTAAAAAGGGATTAAAAATTACCCTTTCTGAAGTTTTAATTTGGCTTAATTTGGCCTCTTTAATTTATAACGGCTCTTTCGGAGCATTGCCGATTAGCGCTTGCACCAAATTCCAAAAAGCGGAAATAAATGCCCCTCCTAGGACAACAAACATCAACATAGCAAGCGCCGCAAAGGGAGAGGTAATGAATAAAACGATGAACGCGAGCAATAGAATCGTCAGTAATGCCTTATTCATCGGTGTTTTTTCCTTCCGATTCAGGTGTACTCTCAAAGCATAACGAGAGGGTTTATTGTCGCGTCCCCTTCTGTGTGCTGAATTAAATATCATCACACTGGGAGATGTTCTCATAGAGAGTAACTCTTAAAGAAGGGAGAAAGCTGCTAAGAGCAAGAGCCGCTTTGCTTCTGACGACTGAGAAGAACGCGATCGCTTTTAACAAATCTTGCCTATCCCAAATCGCCTCTGGTGAATTATCATCAACCAGAGATAGAAGTAGCACCAAAACTGATTTGCACCTATGGCTTACACCCCTAAAATCTTGGCATTTGCAGGTAGCACCCGCACTGATTCGTACAATAAAAAGCTGGTACAAGTTGCTGCGAACGGAGCGCGGACAGCGGGAGCTGAGGTGACATACGTGGATTTGCGCGACCTGCCGATGCCGCTATACGATGAGGATCTCGAAAAGAGCGAGGGAATGCCTGAAAATGCGCGCAAGTTTAAACAGCTGATGATCGAACATCAGGGACTTCTCATCGCTTCTCCGGAGTACAACAGCTCCATTACAGCTGTTTTGAAAAATGTCATTGATTGGGCGTCACGTCCAACAGCCCCGGATGAACCCCCGCTCGTGGCTTTTGCAGACAAAGTAGCGGCGATTATGAGTACCTCACCGGGAGGATTGGGCGGTTTACGCTGTTTAGTCCACCTGCGCTCGATCCTGGGGAATATCAGAGTCATCGTTCTTCCCGATCAGATCGCGGTGCCTAAAGCTTTTGAAATATTTAATCCCGACGGTACGATGAAAGACCCCAAACAGCAAGAGTCCATCGAGAAGTTAGGAGAAAAAGTCGCTACTGTCGTGGCGAAGTTGCACGGGTGAAATATGGCGCAAGGAGCGATCGCTGATTCGCTCAGCTCAAACTTGATCAAAGTAACTACTTATGAGGCTCTAACCTTTTAAAAGCTCTTAGAACCACCAAGCACAGCAAAGCGCCAATTAAACTCATTTGCCATAACCCACACCCAGCCGCAATTCCCAAAGCAGCAGAAACCCAAGTAGCCGCAGCCGAGGTGAGTCCGCGAACTTTAACACCTGTTGTTGATTCGTGCTGAGACTCGCGTAAAATTTCTCCAGCGCCTAAAAAACCAACCCCGGCTGTAACGCCCTGAATGACTCTGCCAAGAGCCTCAGCGCTCTCTTGCGCCGTACCTATCTGGAGGGGCACGAGAACGAAGAATGCTGAACCCAAACTTACGAGCATATGGGTTCTCAAACCCGCTGGCTTGTTCTTGAGTTGGCGCTCTAAGCCGATAGCTGCCCCAACTAATAGGGCTAGGCATAGCCTTAAGAGAATGCCTAAACCATCATTGGGAGAAAGCACGTAGGTTTGTGACAATGTTGTGCTACTAAAAACGAATGTTTCAACCAGTCTAGTTTACAGGCTGGTTCATCCAGATGAATCAAAGGGGAATGGTTGCGATCTAACCATTCCCCTTTGATTTGCTAACGGAGAGGGGGGGATTCGAACTCCCGGAACCTTTCGGTTCATCCGATTTCAAGTCGGACGCAATCGACCACTCTGCCACCTCTCCAGATGTGTTTTTTTATCATATCAAGGTTGTGGAATTTGTTACTACTAACTTAGAACTGGTTGGATCGCTGGCTTGGTGAGATCGCACCAGAACCTGCTCGGATGCAATGGTGAAGTCTTGACCAACCCAAACTAGGGAGACTTGGGAGACGACACCGCCTTGCAGCGAGACAAGAGAGAAATTATGCAGGCGGTTTGTTTCCGTTTGGATAATCCGAGGTACGCTGGCTGAATTTAAGTAAACGGTTCCCTCTGAGCTGACATAAACTGGGGTTCGCAACTGGATTTTGGTGTGGCGCATAGTATGGTGCATATGACCAAAAGTGACGAGGGGAATGGTTTTCCCTGCGTCGCGAGTTTGGGCGATCGCATCTGCAAAATCCGGATCGCCATAGTCGCCACCGATGGGATGCCAGTCTTTGCCACACGGATCTTCTGGGCGATCGCCTAACCCAACAGGGCCATTGTGACCCATAAAAATAACCGTTTCAGAACCAGCACTCTGAGCCGCTGAGACAATTCGGGCGGTTGACTCCTCAAAATTCTTCACTCCGTACCGTTCTTCATAGAACTGGGCATTTTTCCAGACTTCTCCACCCCAGCTAAAAGGACGGCTTCCAACTACTGTTAAATCCAGTGCTGGAAAATCAAGCGAACCGTAGCCGACATGAGTTTCTCCCAGCAAATCCAGCTGTTGTTGCACTCGGTCTTCTTTGTCGCGGTCGTAGGGACACCGACTTCTGCCCCAATCTGAAGCGCTGTACCAAGCGTCGTGGTTGCCCATTATTGCCGCTTTGGGAAGATCGAGAGACGCGATCGCTTGTACCACCTCCACCGACTCATTGCCAAAATCCCCGACAAACAGCACTAGGTCAACACCCAGATGCTTCAGGGCCATTTCATCATCACTGTCCCACTGGTCGTGAATATCGCCAACAACCGCAATTTTGGTGGGTTTTTCTGGGTTCCTCGGATTGCTCATGCTATCTTCCTCGTCAGTCTTTCTCCAGCATAAAAAAGCATCGCCAGTTTTCGCAGTATCCTCTGGACTAACTCTTTTTTTGTCAATGCGCGATCTCGTTATTTGATTGTGCTAGCAATACTTGTTTGGTTGGTTGGCGTTTAGAGTGTTGTTCACTTGCGATACAATTCACCGCCGGTTAGCACAAGCCGATGAGCGCTCCGACAGATGGATCTCGCTCCCATTGAGAACCGCTATATTAAAGCAAATTTGCTCTAAAGTGACTTCCCTACAAGTTTTGGTAAAAACAACTATAATTACTGATTACACGCCTAGCAACTTGATTCTCCCAAAAAAATATTACTGTGTTTACTACTACACTCCCTCAACGTAATTTTACTCAGACAGCAGCATTCCCTCACGATTTATTTGAGGCAATTAACGCCCTCAAAAAAGAGTTAAATGCTGTTATTCTTGCCCATTACTATCAAGATTCTGATATTCAAGATGTAGCAGATTATATCGGAGATTCTCTAGAGCTTTCCCGGAAAGCCGCCAGCACAAATGCCGATGTCATCGTCTTTGCAGGGGTTCACTTTATGGCGGAAACTGCCAAAATTCTCAACCCTGATAAGTTGGTACTCTTACCCGATCTCAACGCCGGTTGCTCGTTGGCAGATAGTTGTCCTGCGGATGCTTTTGCTAAATTTAAGGCAGCTCACCCCGGTCATATAGTCGTTTCTTATATCAATTGCTCTGCCGAAATTAAGGCGATGAGCGACATTATTTGCACCAGTTCCAACGCAGTTAAACTGGTTCTCCAGATTCCAGAAGACCAGCCGATTATATTTGCCCCCGACCGAAATCTGGGACGATATGTAATGGAACAATCAGGGCGAGATTTGGTGCTGTGGCAAGGTAGCTGTATGGTGCATGAAACATTCTCTGAAAAGAAGATTGTTCAGCTAAAAATTGAACATCGAGAAGCTGAAGTCATTGCCCATCCAGAGTGCGAAACGTCAGTGTTGCGCCATGCCGATTACATCGGTTCTACTTCAGCGCTGTTGAAATATTCTCAAGCAAGTTCCACTCAGGTATTTATTGTGGCGACTGAGCCGGGAATTATTCATCAAATGCAGAAGCAGGCACCAAACAAGCACTTTATTCCTGCACCGCCAATGAACGACTGTGCTTGCAATGAGTGTCCTCATATGCGGTTAAATACTCTGGAGAAGCTGTATTTAGCGATGAAAAATCGGGCACCAGAAATTACTTTGCCAGAAGAAACG
This genomic stretch from Coleofasciculus sp. FACHB-1120 harbors:
- a CDS encoding NAD(P)H-dependent oxidoreductase, producing MAYTPKILAFAGSTRTDSYNKKLVQVAANGARTAGAEVTYVDLRDLPMPLYDEDLEKSEGMPENARKFKQLMIEHQGLLIASPEYNSSITAVLKNVIDWASRPTAPDEPPLVAFADKVAAIMSTSPGGLGGLRCLVHLRSILGNIRVIVLPDQIAVPKAFEIFNPDGTMKDPKQQESIEKLGEKVATVVAKLHG
- the nadA gene encoding quinolinate synthase NadA, with the protein product MFTTTLPQRNFTQTAAFPHDLFEAINALKKELNAVILAHYYQDSDIQDVADYIGDSLELSRKAASTNADVIVFAGVHFMAETAKILNPDKLVLLPDLNAGCSLADSCPADAFAKFKAAHPGHIVVSYINCSAEIKAMSDIICTSSNAVKLVLQIPEDQPIIFAPDRNLGRYVMEQSGRDLVLWQGSCMVHETFSEKKIVQLKIEHREAEVIAHPECETSVLRHADYIGSTSALLKYSQASSTQVFIVATEPGIIHQMQKQAPNKHFIPAPPMNDCACNECPHMRLNTLEKLYLAMKNRAPEITLPEETRVAALRPIQRMLEMSA
- a CDS encoding MgtC/SapB family protein, with the protein product MSQTYVLSPNDGLGILLRLCLALLVGAAIGLERQLKNKPAGLRTHMLVSLGSAFFVLVPLQIGTAQESAEALGRVIQGVTAGVGFLGAGEILRESQHESTTGVKVRGLTSAAATWVSAALGIAAGCGLWQMSLIGALLCLVVLRAFKRLEPHK
- a CDS encoding TIGR04168 family protein; this encodes MSNPRNPEKPTKIAVVGDIHDQWDSDDEMALKHLGVDLVLFVGDFGNESVEVVQAIASLDLPKAAIMGNHDAWYSASDWGRSRCPYDRDKEDRVQQQLDLLGETHVGYGSLDFPALDLTVVGSRPFSWGGEVWKNAQFYEERYGVKNFEESTARIVSAAQSAGSETVIFMGHNGPVGLGDRPEDPCGKDWHPIGGDYGDPDFADAIAQTRDAGKTIPLVTFGHMHHTMRHTKIQLRTPVYVSSEGTVYLNSASVPRIIQTETNRLHNFSLVSLQGGVVSQVSLVWVGQDFTIASEQVLVRSHQASDPTSSKLVVTNSTTLI